In Trichoderma atroviride chromosome 2, complete sequence, one DNA window encodes the following:
- a CDS encoding uncharacterized protein (EggNog:ENOG41) has product MILSTSTLTRVHESRHSNSSWKHGHGSTTHLFTTSVSSTTPNEKTETNNHISINPHSKERNSWDNYRLLISAIAPRPIALISTVSADGKSVNLAPYSYFNVIAHDPPTFVVGFGNPPTGAKDSFINVRDTRQCVINVVSEDFLEAANAASIDAPYGMSEWSMTGLTADYCCETVRAPRVKESIFSIEARVESVKEIQSKEHPGRISSWLVILEGTRFWARDDALNEEQDYICPEILKPVASMGGALYSKTTDRVEIQRPQYKNYTGNGRE; this is encoded by the exons ATGATTCTCTCAACCTCTACTTTAACTCGAGTCCACGAATCTCGCCACTCCAACTCGAGTTGGAAgcacggccatggcagcactACCCATCTCTTCACCACCTCTGTTTCATCAACAACTCCCAACGAGAAAACTGAAACCAATAACCACATCTCAATTAATCCGCACTCAAAAGAACGCAACTCGTGGGACAACTACAGACTCCTCATCTCCGCCATCGCTCCTCGTCCCATAGCCCTCATCAGTACTGTTTCAGCCGATGGCAAGTCGGTAAATCTGGCGCCGTATAGCTACTTCAATGTCATTGCACACGATCCGCCAACTTTTGTTGTGGGATTTGGGAACCCGCCAACAGGAGCAAAGGACTCTTTCATCAACGTGCGTGATACAAGGCAGTGTGTTATCAATGTCGTGTCCGAGGACTTCCTCGAAGCTGCCAACGCCGCCAGCATAGATGCTCCATACGGAATGTCCGAGTGGAGCATGACCGGTCTCACAGCAGACTATTGCTGCGAGACGGTAAGGGCCCCAAGAGTTAAGGAATCCATATTTAGCATAGAAGCCAGAGTAGAATCTGTAAAGGAGATTCAAAGCAAAGAACATCCGGGGAGGATATCGTCGTGGCTAGTAATCCTCGAAGGAACTAGATTCTGGGCAAGAGACGATGCATTGAACGAAGAGCAAGATTACATCTGCCCCGAG ATCTTAAAACCGGTTGCCAGTATGGGAGGCGCTCTCTACTCAAAAACGACTGACCGCGTGGAAATACAAAGGCCACAATATAAGAATTACACTGGTAATGGCCGAGAATAA
- a CDS encoding uncharacterized protein (EggNog:ENOG41) yields MQKAKKVVENLTSHDGRHDTTVDEDTRRPVTEEHVRPQEHESVRTAVEKEIHRDHHHTTVQPVQDKETLPEKHTHKVLPTEHKTFEHGGNNEIEGLLQRDAAKYKDTSAVHDTKFTSSEAPVVSGERWHHHVHEHVQPVIEKETVAPKVVHTTAPVHETHQATAAHHGTKVLPPKTMEEFTGGRGSLESSGLRKTSEHEGCPTFDQRDLESSQRQGG; encoded by the exons ATGCAAAAAGCTAAGAAAGTCGTTGAAAACCTCACTTCCCACGATGGGAGGCATGATACCACCGTCGACGAAGATACGCGACGGCCCGTGACTGAGGAGCACGTTCGGCCCCAGGAGCATGAAAGCGTACGGACTGCTGTGGAGAAAGAGATCCATCGAGATCATCACCATACAACTGTTCAGCCCGTTCAAGATAAAGAAACTCT CCCTGAGAAACACACTCACAAAGTCTTACCCACTGAGCACAAAACCTTTGAGCACGGCGGCAACAACGAGATTGAAGGATTGCTTCAACGTGACGCAGCCAAGTACAAGGACACTTCTGCCGTCCATGACACCAAATTCACCTCCTCCGAAGCACCCGTCGTCTCCGGTGAGCGATGGCACCACCACGTTCACGAGCACGTCCAACCGGTTATCGAAAAAGAAACTGTAGCCCCCAAGGTTGTCCACACGACTGCCCCTGTTCATGAAACTCACCAGGCCACGGCGGCACACCATGGGACTAAGGTTTTGCCTCCTAAGACAATGGAGGAATTCACCGGCGGTCGAGGTTCACTTGAGAGTAGCGGGCTTCGCAAGACTAGTGAACATGAGGGTTGTCCGACATTTGACCAAAGGGATTTGGAATCTAGTCAGAGGCAGGGGGGTTGA
- a CDS encoding uncharacterized protein (EggNog:ENOG41), with amino-acid sequence MSEGTRKLEGMRNAFRRWAKRLFHRSDKGRSNHPTPGQPSTNKASPPPQETSTLGTGTNSKVQQTAPNWPLTSDSHQPSGTLDAQTTNHGSQVTDASISNNQPQSLRKPQGTQQGYLKPALKRKAVNQTPPQGSAHNHPESKAQSRDEHADGPIATGSDNNNAGVGHQGHYTDHSVHPRPAVVHEEIEPHVHTVYEPTRTRSFHLHEHRTLVQPIVDPAAR; translated from the coding sequence atgtCAGAGGGCACGAGAAAGTTGGAGGGCATGAGAAATGCCTTCCGCAGGTGGGCAAAACGCCTGTTCCATCGCAGCGACAAGGGGCGCTCAAATCACCCCACGCCTGGTCAACCATCAACGAATAAAGCTTCACCTCCGCCGCAAGAGACGTCTACCTTGGGTACTGGGACGAATTCCAAAGTACAGCAAACGGCTCCGAATTGGCCACTTACAAGTGATTCCCATCAACCTTCCGGCACTCTGGATGCACAAACAACGAACCATGGCTCCCAGGTGACCGACGCATCTATTTCGAACAATCAGCCCCAATCTCTCAGAAAACCTCAGGGTACGCAACAGGGCTACCTCAAGCCAGCGTTGAAGAGGAAAGCAGTCAATCAGACTCCTCCACAAGGCTCTGCTCATAATCACCCCGAATCAAAAGCGCAAAGCAGAGACGAGCACGCAGATGGCCCGATTGCCACTGGATCCGATAACAACAATGCTGGAGTTGGGCACCAAGGGCATTATACCGACCATAGTGTTCACCCTCGCCCTGCTGTAGTCCACGAAGAGATTGAACCGCATGTACACACGGTTTATGAGCCTACGCGCACGCGATCTTTTCATTTGCATGAGCACCGGACATTGGTTCAACCCATTGTTGACCCCGCCGCAAGATGA
- a CDS encoding uncharacterized protein (EggNog:ENOG41), whose protein sequence is MSLYYDPQLSEEDLTHTWGTNTIINPASLGTLDSSRIPLQHMHTKSERTQPGTYLQPTEFLPVTSTHNVGPTFQRGSSIGFDPSSSYVSGGCVHPLQNIFPNNAFFSMQGGQHNQPVLSYAQQLLSYNRRYPNLNTEFAQNDPSLIYPEYPLLDNQNIYYNSYNSSPYGNCVIEQTQQNFMNPYLVNAGYTMNSPYQSQHTQTESSQNSTKENEEPSTNRAAKQKDKDPPFDPRPLYGKAETRDSWGSKTWVNKEDRLAYKLEDLEDLEDLEKLEDLKDLKKLEKLKMLDKLGKLHKLFAYTEKGQWLLTRKFNDKQLRKYAKHCPEGTVFRVQQYPTNSKFRMSPEDQECRWANCPLKSNKITTGWLRVCFDEFPMETSSGKRDPFLCAGSMHLWCFEQVFDPVEFYLEGRLIPEIREFDHEKQNVMSLKKLTDAEIIKDAYNVWFAKWVPSFERHGKQVPREYQDTLSYTLNDYHVEHQTDARDKSRETRHEKKLDKTTPKKTIEVHLGDLKLFAELERMTQNAKKAKRAKKANRRPEMEEREDPPSDGFDSSDLSRIRIPPPQAPRTKKAGSPERLASYLPIDPALGTSSSHLSQTKRRSPRGSEPKLTSPRRHKKEVRRRVLASQPPVDRGHNLSTDSCSSTSTSYLNTSSTPSSSFSSLNSACSTLPLSNLGPPRKTIVSPNHNQSSLANAYTSVYSQAMPRPSSSMEYPTQPGHSLGPPSWQYQQQQYSSTAALPFVEAEHQPEFHDCNLNTPLKVSRGNDLVEPCQNETKTWTQEAAAEASQVLGDSERTSLNDSNQFKGLDPEEPSIDQFLIFDDDVPEPTENPAEGSTGAMDNFAAQTQMNAAASQPLELVACAESPQVDAMVEPWHSYGSFMDPMNYGAYSNTDILPLFDDSIATA, encoded by the exons ATGTCGCTGTACTATGACCCTCAGCTTTCTGAGGAAGACCTCACGCATACGTGGGGGACCAACACAATAATCAACCCGGCGAGCCTAGGAACCTTGGATTCAAGTAGAATCCCACTTCAGCACATGCATACCAAGTCGGAGAGGACTCAGCCAGGAACATATTTACAACCAACAGAATTTCTGCCGGTAACAAGCACGCACAATGTCGGACCAACATTCCAACGAGGCAGCAGTATCGGATTCGATCCTTCGTCTAGTTATGTATC GGGAGGATGTGTTCACCCCTTGCAGAATATCTTTCCGAACAATGCTTTCTTCTCGATGCAAGGTGGCCAACACAATCAACCAGTCTTATCATATGCCCAGCAGCTACTTTCATACAACAGAAGATACCCCAATCTTAACACAGAATTCGCCCAGAATGACCCTTCATTGATATATCCTGAATATCCTCTTCTCGACAATCAAAATATctattataattcttataattCTTCGCCATATGGTAACTGTGTTATTGAGCAAACTCAGCAAAACTTCATGAATCCTTACCTGGTCAACGCTGGCTATACTATGAATAGCCCGTACCAATCTCAACATACGCAGACGGAAAGTTCTCAAAACTcaacaaaagaaaatgaagagcCCAGCACGAACAGGGCCgcgaaacaaaaagacaaagaccCTCCGTTCGATCCCCGTCCTCTATACGGCAAAGCAGAGACACGTGACTCTTGGGGAAGCAAAACTTGGGTGAATAAGGAAGATAGGTTGGCATACAAGttggaagacttggaagacttggaagacttggaaaagTTGGAAGACTTGAAAGACTTGAAAAAATTGGAAAAGTTGAAAATGTTAGACAAGTTGGGGAAATTGCACAAGTTGTTCGCTTATACTGAAAAGGGGCAATGGCTGCTTACCCGCAAGTTTAACGATAAACAACTGCGAAAATATGCGAAGCACTGCCCGGAAGGCACCGTCTTTCGAGTTCAACAATACCCCACAAACTCCAAATTCCGAATGAGCCCAGAAGACCAAGAGTGCCGTTGGGCTAATTGTCCACTCAAGAGTAACAAAATCACGACGGGCTGGCTTCGTGTCTGCTTTGACGAGTTTCCTATGGAAACATCTAGTGGGAAGCGCGATCCCTTCTTATGCGCTGGCTCAATGCATCTTTGGTGCTTTGAACAGGTCTTTGATCCCGTGGAGTTCTACCTAGAGGGGCGTCTCATACCCGAAATAAGAGAGTTTGATCATGAGAAGCAGAACGTGATGAGCTTGAAAAAGCTAACCGACGCCGAAATCATAAAAGACGCATACAATGTGTGGTTCGCAAAGTGGGTACCCTCCTTTGAACGGCATGGAAAACAGGTGCCTCGAGAATATCAGGACACTCTGTCTTACACGCTGAATGATTACCATGTTGAACATCAGACGGATGCTCGGGATAAATCGAGAGAAACTCGGCATGAAAAGAAACTCGACAAAACAACACCCAAAAAGACAATCGAGGTGCACTTGGGCGACCTCAAGTTGTTTGCGGAGCTTGAAAGAATGACCCAAAATGCgaaaaaagccaaaagggccaaaaaggccaacaGGCGAccagagatggaggagagagaagatcCACCTAGTGATGGCTTTGACTCTTCAGATCTTTCGAGAATACGGATTCCTCCCCCTCAAGCTCCTAGAACAAAGAAAGCAGGGAGTCCTGAACGACTGGCGTCTTATTTACCTATCGACCCAGCTCTGGGAACATCATCGTCTCATCTTTCGCAAACAAAGCGGCGTTCTCCGAGGGGAAGCGAGCCAAAACTAACATCCCCTCGAAGACACAAGAAAGAAGTCAGAAGACGTGTACTTGCGTCTCAGCCACCTGTTGACCGAGGCCATAATCTCAGCACGGATTCGTGTTCTTCTACTTCGACGAGTTATTTGAATACGAGTTCCACGCCGTCAAGCTCTTTCAGCTCCTTGAACTCAGCTTGCAGCACGCTGCCATTATCAAATCTTGGGCCACCACGCAAGACTATAGTTTCACCTAATCATAATCAGAGTAGTCTTGCAAACGCCTATACTTCAGTCTATTCCCAAGCAAtgccaaggccaagctctAGTATGGAATATCCGACGCAGCCTGGCCATTCTCTCGGGCCACCTTCATggcagtaccagcagcagcaatattcCAGCACAGCGGCACTTCCATTTGTAGAAGCGGAACACCAGCCAGAATTCCATGACTGCAATCTGAATACTCCACTCAAAGTATCACGAGGCAATGATTTGGTGGAGCCTTGTCAAAACGAGACAAAGACTTGGAcacaagaagcagcagcagaagcatcACAGGTGCTCGGGGACAGCGAAAGGACGAGCTTGAATGACTCAAACCAGTTCAAAGGCCTGGACCCAGAAGAGCCGAGCATCGACCAGTTTCTCATCTTCGACGACGATGTGCCAGAGCCGACTGAGAATCCAGCGGAAGGCAGCACTGGAGCGATGGACAACTTTGCAGCTCAGACACAAATGAATGCCGCTGCCAGCCAGCCTCTAGAGCTTGTGGCCTGCGCCGAGAGCCCGCAAGTTGACGCTATGGTAGAGCCTTGGCATAGCTACGGCAGCTTCATGGATCCCATGAACTATGGTGCCTATAGCAATACTGACATTCTTCCATTATTTGACGATTCTATAGCCACCGCCTAG
- a CDS encoding uncharacterized protein (EggNog:ENOG41), with product MADYDPELRARLQELDRELEEGDITEKGYQKRRTLLLSQFAHHPTTPAPAPPQSRSGLSIHSPRNFDTSFKRWPPSLRNDLHDLRQRRRRLWRRLRCWRRLPRP from the exons atggcggaCTACGATCCTGAGCTGCGAGCGAGGCTCCAGGAGCTGGACCGCGAGTTGGAG GAGGGCGACATTACCGAGAAGGG ATATCAGAAACGGCGGACCTTGTTATTATCGCAGTTTGCTCACCACCCGACAACACCCGCCCCAGCTCCCCCGCAGTCTCGCTCCGGCCTGAGTATACACTCCCCCCGAAACTTCGACACATCCTTCAAGCGATGGCCGCCGAGCCTCCGTAATGACCTCCATGACCTCCGTcagcggcggaggcggcTATGGAGGCGGCTACGGTGCTGGAGGCGGCTACCACGACCATAA
- a CDS encoding uncharacterized protein (EggNog:ENOG41~TransMembrane:1 (i185-205o)) — protein sequence MVSGDYAFNPDQHGAYAEPYHQQDDGRTRTLLDNQAFFSDFAGQQHYEQSQMGEFGGPRYSGDAFSPTAAMAPPMLTANDMPPPEILEYQAPLEPREVPFAIHDPHDNNTPMSTFDNMAAVLRHRARTTAKRPAYWVLDSKGKEMASITWDKLASRAEKVAQVIRDKSPLYRGDRVALIYRDSEIIDFATALLGCFIAGVVAVPINDLQDYQRLNYILTSTQAHLALTTENNLKTFQRDITTQKLTWPKGVEWWKTNEFGGYHPKKKEDAPPLTVPDLAYIEFSRAPTGDLRGVVLSHRTIMHQMACLSAIISTVPGNGPGDTFSSSLRDKNGKLIGGGGASSEILLSYLDPRQGVGLILSVLLTVYGGHTTVWFDNKAVESPGLYAHLITKYRASIMIADYPGLKRAAYNYQSDPMTTRNFKKGVEPNFQAVKLCLIDTLTIDSEFHEVLADRWLRPLRNPRAREVVAPMLCLPEHGGMIVSVRDWLGGEERLGVQLMLDHDSGMESEDEKEEDEKPKNGFTSLLGGGATTKKEMGEKMELGEVILDREALKTNEVVVIAHGNEARKKTSMESTMVRVGAFGYPIPDATLAVVDPETGLLASPRSVGEIWVDSPSLSGGFWAQPKNTELIFHARPYKFEPGEPTPTAVEPEFLRTGLLGTVIEGKIYVLGLYEDRIRQKVEWVEHGGAGITEYRYFFVQHIVVSLVKNIPKIHDCSAFDVFVNDEHLPVVVLESAAASTAPLTSGGPPVQPDTALLDSLAEKCMEILMQEHHLRVYCVMITAPNALPRVIKNGRREIGNMLCRREFDLGNLPCVHVKFGVEHAVLNLPIGVDPIGGIWSPIASESRTQILAPADKQYSGIDRREVVIDDRTSTPLNNFSCISDLIQWRVARQPEELSYCTIDGRGREGKGITWKKFDTKVAAVAMYLKNKVKVRPGDHLVLMYTHSEDFVFAVHAGINLGAVIIPMAPLDQNRLNEDVPAFLHLIADYKVKAVLVNQDVDHLLKIKVVSSHIKQSAQILKISMPNTYNTSKPPKQNNGLRELKLTIDPAWIRPGYPVLIWTYWTPDQRRIAVQLGHDTILGMCKVQKETCQMTSSRPVLGCVRSTTGLGFVHTCLMGIYVGTPTYLLSPVEFAQNPISLFVTLSRYKIKDTYATPQMLDHAMSMMAGKGFTMHELKNMMISAEGRPRVDVFQKVRLHFAQAGLDRTAINTVYSHVLNPMVASRSYMCIEPIELWLDTKALRRGLIVPVDHESDPQALLLQDSGMVPVSTQIAIVNPESRAHCFDGEYGEIWVDSEACVKSFYGSKDAFDVERFNGRTVDGDPNVRYVRTGDLGFLHNVNRPIGPNGALVEMQVLFVLGSIGETFEINGLSHFPMDIELSVERCHRNIVPNGCALFQAGGLVVVLVEVSRKSYLASMVPVIVNIILSEHQIVADIVAFVNKGDFPRSRLGEKQRGKILAGWVTRKMRTVAQFAIRDVDASVLEGEGADANRASTGSLRSLGASLPPGVRNAGQAPQILEQEEFTQQMDHMAHSEPVGYAVSSQDDQPTPTAYRPSVDFGQESASMHDFNQQHPSASNNQGGYAHDHFEPSQQQHHYEQEQHYEQEQHYEQEQHYEPEQHYDQGQHFEPAQHHEQHPVAAEPGNSSSTQDARAARMRLSQGPPQIRLPGVDGREGLDFWGNDEAETDWTADAMMHMNLTGNLKHPR from the exons ATGGTTTCTGGCGATTACGCCTTCAACCCCGATCAGCACGGTGCATATGCAGAGCCATACCACCAGCAAGATGACGGTAGAACCAGGACACTGCTCGACAACCAAGCGTTCTTTTCCGATTTCGCAGGCCAGCAGCACTACGAACAGAGTCAGATGGGCGAGTTTGGGGGTCCGCGATACTCTGGCGATGCGTTTTCTCCAaccgcagccatggcaccTCCGATGCTCACTGCCAACgacatgccgccgccagagaTTTTAGAATACCAGGCCCCACTTGAGCCAAGAGAGGTGCCATTTGCCATCCATGATCCTCACGACAACAACACGCCAATGTCTACCTTTGACAACATGGCCGCAGTGCTCCGCCATCGTGCTCGCACTACTGCCAAAAGACCAGCGTACTGGGTCCTTGATAGTAAGGGTAAGGAGATGGCGTCCATTACATGGGATAAACTGGCGTCAAGGGCCGAAAAGGTCGCACAAGTCATTCGGGACAAGAGTCCCCTGTACCGTGGCGACCGCGTGGCTCTCATCTATCGTGATAGCGAAATCATCGACTTCGCTACCGCTTTGTTGGGCTGTTTTATTGCTGGAGTGGTGGCTGTTCCAATCAACGACCTGCAAGACTACCAGAGGCTGAACTATATCCTCACTTCTACGCAAGCTCATCTGGCTCTCACAACAGAAAACAATCTCAAAACTTTCCAGAGAGATATTACTACCCAGAAGCTCACCTGGCCCAAGGGAGTCGAATGGTGGAAGACTAACGAGTTTGGTGGTTACCaccccaagaagaaggaggacgCTCCGCCTTTGACCGTGCCAGACTTGGCCTATATCGAATTCTCTCGTGCTCCGACTGGGGACTTGAGAGGTGTTGTTCTAAGTCACCGGACAATCATGCACCAGATGGCATGTCTGAGCGCCATCATCTCTACCGTTCCCGGCAACGGTCCTGGAGACACATTTAGCTCGTCTTTGCGAGACAAGAACGGGAAGCTCATTGGTGGCGGTGGAGCAAGCAGTGAGATATTGCTGTCTTATCTGGATCCTCGCCAGGGAGTGGGCTTGATTCTCAGCGTGCTACTGACTGTCTACGGCGGCCATACAACTGTCTGGTTCGACAACAAGGCTGTTGAGTCTCCCGGTTTATACGCACATTTGATCACGAAATATAGAGCAAGCATTATGATTGCCGATTATCCTGGATTGAAGCGAGCCGCATACAACTACCAGTCAGATCCAATGACAACACGAAATTTCAAGAAGGGAGTGGAGCCGAATTTCCAGGCTGTAAAGCTGTGCTTGATTGATACCCTTACTATTGATAGCGAGTTTCACGAAGTATTAGCGGATAGATGGTTGCGACCCTTGAGGAATCCGCGCGCACGAGAAGTTGTGGCCCCAATGCTCTGTCTTCCGGAGCATGGCGGGATGATTGTCAGTGTTCGAGATTGGCTTGGTGGTGAAGAACGGTTGGGAGTTCAGCTGATGCTGGACCATGACTCTGGCATGGAATCCGAggacgaaaaagaagaggatgagaagcCGAAAAACGGATTCACTAGTCTGCTGGGAGGTGGAGCAACCACGAAAAAGGAGATGGGTGAGAAGATGGAATTGGGAGAGGTCATCCTTGATAGAGAGGCCTTGAAGACCAATGAAGTCGTCGTCATAGCCCATGGCAATGAAGCTCGAAAGAAGACGTCGATGGAATCTACCATGGTCCGGGTGGGCGCTTTTGGATATCCTATTCCGGATGCTACGCTTGCCGTTGTAGACCCCGAGACTGGTCTTCTGGCATCCCCGCGCTCGGTCGGTGAAATTTGGGTTGATTCGCCATCTCTCTCTGGAGGATTCTGGGCGCAGCCCAAGAACACCGAGCTCATCTTCCACGCGCGCCCATACAAATTCGAGCCAGGAGAGCCGACGCCAACGGCCGTGGAGCCAGAATTCTTGCGAACTGGTCTTCTCGGTACTGTGATTGAGGGCAAGATTTACGTGCTGGGGCTTTACGAGGATCGAATCCGACAAAAGGTCGAGTGGGTTGAGCACGGCGGTGCGGGAATCACCGAGTACAGATATTTCTTTGTTCAACACATTGTAGTAAGCCTTGTCAAGAACATTCCCAAGATCCACGACTGTTCCGCTTTTGACGTTTTTGTCAATGACGAGCACTTGCCTGTCGTGGTTCTCGAGTCAGCCGCTGCGTCAACTGCGCCTCTTACGTCGGGAGGTCCTCCAGTACAGCCTGATACAGCCCTATTGGACTCGCTGGCAGAAAAATGCATGGAAATCCTTATGCAGGAGCACCATCTTCGGGTTTACTGTGTTATGATCACAGCCCCGAATGCTCTGCCGCGAGTGATTAAGaacggaagaagagagattggAAACATGCTGTGTCGCCGTGAGTTTGACCTTGGAAACCTTCCATGTGTCCATGTCAAGTTTGGCGTCGAACATGCGGTTCTCAACCTTCCCATCGGAGTTGATCCCATCGGAGGTATCTGGTCTCCAATTGCATCAGAGTCACGAACTCAAATTCTTGCTCCTGCTGATAAGCAGTATTCTGGAATCGATCGCAGAGAAGTGGTTATTGACGACAGGACATCCACGCCTCTCAACAACTTCTCATGCATCTCTGATCTTATTCAGTGGCGAGTCGCTCGTCAGCCAGAGGAACTATCCTACTGCACCATTGATGGCAGGGGCAGAGAGGGCAAGGGAATAACGTGGAAGAAGTTCGATACCAAGGTGGCTGCTGTGGCCATGTATCTAAAGAACAAAGTCAAAGTACGGCCAGGGGATCATTTGGTCCTCATGTATACGCATTCGGAAGATTTCGTGTTTGCAGTACATGCGGGTATCAACCTTGGTGCAGTCATCATCCCAATGGCGCCGCTCGACCAAAATCGACTCAACGAGGATGTTCCCGCTTTCCTGCACTTGATTGCCGATTACAAGGTCAAGGCTGTTTTGGTCAACCAGGATGTTGACCATCTGCTGAAGATAAAGGTAGTCTCCAGTCACATTAAGCAGTCGGCACAAATTTTGAAGATTTCCATGCCAAACACGTACAACACCTCAAAACCGCCCAAACAGAACAATGGTCTTCGGGAGCTCAAGTTGACGATAGACCCTGCTTGGATTCGACCGGGCTATCCGGTCCTTATCTGGACATACTGGACCCCCGACCAGCGGAGAATTGCGGTCCAGCTTGGACATGATACAATCCTGGGAATGTGCAAAGTACAAAAGGAGACGTGCCAAATGACAAGCTCGAGACCTGTCCTTGGCTGCGTCCGAAGCACGACGGGGCTTGGTTTCGTCCATACTTGCTTGATGGGTATCTACGTGGGCACTCCTACTTACCTGTTATCTCCTGTCGAGTTCGCCCAAAACCCCATATCTCTTTTCGTTACTCTCTCGAGATATAAGATTAAAGACACATATGCCACTCCGCAGATGCTTGACCACGCCATGTCAATGATGGCAGGTAAAGGCTTTACAATGCACGAGCTTAAGAACATGATGATTTCCGCGGAAGGTCGGCCACGAGTGGATGTTTTCCAAAAAGTGCGGCTCCATTTTGCGCAAGCCGGACTGGACCGAACGGCCATCAACACCGTCTACTCACACGTGCTCAATCCGATGGTGGCGTCGAGATCCTACATGTGCATTGAGCCTATCGAACTCTGGCTTGACACCAAGGCCCTTCGGCGTGGTCTTATTGTTCCCGTGGACCACGAGTCGGATCCCCAAGCTCTCTTATTGCAGGATTCCGGCATGGTACCAGTTTCTACCCAGATCGCCATTGTCAACCCTGAGAGCCGCGCTCACTGTTTCGATGGAGAGTATGGCGAGATTTGGGTTGACTCTGAAGCATGTGTCAAATCATTCTATGGATCCAAAGACGCGTTTGACGTGGAACGGTTCAATGGCCGGACTGTAGATGGTGACCCGAACGTGCGATATGTGCGAACCGGCGACCTTGGCTTCCTTCACAATGTCAATCGACCTATTGGGCCTAACGGCGCCCTGGTAGAAATGCAAGTCTTGTTTGTGCTCGGCAGCATTGGAGAAACTTTTGAAATAAACGGGCTAAGCCACTTCCCCATGGACATTGAATTGTCGGTGGAGCGCTGCCATCGCAACATTGTACCCAACGGCTG CGCTTTATTCCAAGCAGGTGGTTTGGTTGTGGTTTTGGTAGAAGTGAGCCGCAAATCGTATCTTGCTTCCATGGTGcccgtcatcgtcaataTCATTTTAAGCGAACATCAGATCGTTGCCGATATTGTGGCCTTTGTGAACAAGGGTGATTTCCCAAGATCTCGACTAGGGGAGAAGCAACGCGGAAAGATCCTTGCAGGATGGGTAACACGCAAGATGCGCACCGTGGCTCAGTTTGCTATCAGAGATGTCGATGCCAGCGTGCTTGAAGGCGAGGGAGCCGACGCCAACAGGGCATCTACGGGAAGCCTTCGTAGCTTGGGCGCTTCCCTCCCACCCGGCGTGAGAAACGCTGGGCAAGCACCGCAGATTCTTGAGCAGGAGGAGTTTACGCAGCAAATGGACCATATGGCCCATTCCGAGCCGGTTGGATATGCCGTATCCTCTCAGGATGACCAGCCGACTCCAACAGCGTACCGTCCGAGTGTTGACTTTGGCCAGGAAAGTGCGTCCATGCATGACTTTAACCAGCAGCATCCATCAGCGTCGAATAACCAGGGAGGTTACGCTCACGATCACTTTGAGCcatcgcagcaacagcaccaCTAtgagcaggagcagcatTACGAGCAGGAGCAGCACTACGAGCAGGAGCAGCATTACGAGCCAGAGCAACACTATGACCAAGGGCAACACTTTGAGCCAGCACAACACCACGAGCAACATCCAGTGGCAGCCGAGCCAGGGAACTCGTCTTCCACCCAAGATGCACGAGCAGCCAGAATGCGGTTGAGTCAAGGGCCACCGCAAATCCGGCTGCCGGGTGTCGATGGGCGCGAAGGTCTCGACTTTTGGGGCAACGATGAGGCGGAAACGGATTGGACGGCAGATGCTATGATGCATATGAATCTGACAGGGAACCTTAAGCACCCGCGGTAA